The DNA sequence taaacttaaatattatatagcccgATTGTAAAAAAATAGTGGTTAGTCTAGTAACTTTGTGTCTACTGActgtttttttgtattaatcaaAATCATTATAACAGAGAGACACTAAAGCATGATTAAATTTCTGTGCTGAAATATACATctcaatcttatttatttttcctgTTTTGCTATTAGTAATatggataatattttaaatttatttatttatttatttattattattatttaaatatgatgaaCGTTGTGGCTTAGAACACGTGTGACTTTACTCACATCATTCTCCGAATTTTCGATGAAATACCACCACAAAATGTCTtggatatattaaataatttatcaggcttacaaaatatgaatatttgaaATCTTGacggattaaatttttttaattggtaatattttttatatgaatatatactttaactgtcattttttttaattgtaatcttTAAGAagttaaatacattaatattttttttgtgtttatgtaaatacttataattatgtattttatttttacatttttttatgtttaaaacagTTTCAAATTTGTgcatattacaatttaaaagatACAGtacttatagttttaatattttactaagcaCCATTTAAATACGAAAcactaattaataattgtatttactcgcaaaaccgacttcaattacatcgacaagtaagacaacgtaagtagacaaatattagtcaagtaaatacgcgttatcaaagattactccaaaagttgtaatcagatctcgatgaaatttaaatgtgaccacatgataaacatcggctttcgattaaattaaaatcatcaacagcggtacacccaataaaaagttatgcggtataatacaacgtaggtcaacgaaaacataaaaacgcattattagatatgactcgaaaagaagttgttagatcttaaataaatttaaatggaatcaaatgacacacaccaactttcggttataaaaaattcttgtcaaaatcggtccacccagtcaaaagttctgaagtaacatacataaaaaattacagtcgaattaagaacctcctcctttttggaagtgggttaaaaaaatcaattttgaattatcgctaaattaaacaataacaattCAATCTTATTACAAATACACCAACTACgcattttacttaaaaaataatttacaacgtAATCAGTAATCTACTATATCcgttacatattatgtatatgacAAGACACATAAATACAATTACCGTAACTGTACATTTACTGAACATTTTAAGTTAGCAATGTAACAAGCTCATGCTACGGAAGTTTTCCCGCAGGCGCTTATCATCTCATTACCATGCATGTGAGCCTTTCCTAAGCCTCAATAAATTCTTCGCTGTTTCGCTTAAGATTAGCGACttacaactttatttataatcttaCTAACCGTCTTATAAGCGCTATCTTCAAATTATGATAAATAAGATGTCAAGTCAAACCCaattagtctttttttttaatttcattattataacaaaaatgtaagtaatatataactcttagatcttaaataaaataaaaacaaaataaattacgattactattattattatatgccttacgattacttttttgtttttgtaagaattttcaattttctttcactgttttttttttgtcaactaAAGATGGCGTTTACGATTGTAATTACACGTACGTGTTAGTTTtaagcatgtttttttttctgtaaagataatgattgattgttcgctgacagttatttttaattttattataataatataataaatagaacatcagctataatatttttaagtgaacgtttttcatagtttttttccattgtatttttcttttatgtactttgacaatgataatattttaagataactACATACTAATGATATGAACATACGAAAGAAATAACaagtgtctttttttttaatcgatgacACGGGAAACTATCTAAATtaagttttcatttaaaatttaataaaaaaaattgtttttagaaatttacattttacagAAGTACATATAACGCTtcgtaaaattactaaaacctCACGCGAGATGCTAATCATACAAAAACTCCTCTGGAAGTATCCTTCAGTAGAAAAGTATATTCAAAGTAGTCAACGCTTGCAATCGTCCATAAGTGATCTGATCGATTCCTCAATCCATTCATGTTGGCGCGTCACGTCCGAGTAGACGGTAATATCGTTGACCACGTAAGAAACTACGCCAACTAGAAAGGCGTTCTTAGTTACCAGTCCATTTCCCGCGTCTCCGCTGAAACATGTACATTATAAACAGCAAAAGTTACctcgtttaatttaaatttagaattacaTGCAACTTTTTATATGCAGTAAGTAGAGgagaaaataaagtttttaggtTTCGATATAAACGAAATCATCATGAGGAAAGCTGTACGTTTCAAAATAAATCTCGAGCCGAGTAGCGTGGTTTGAGTCTGTAGAGAAGAAGAGGTTTTCTTCAGTAGCAGGACACCCgcaagttattattattgtacttaCTGATAATGATATCCATTAAGAGATTTAGTACACAGGTACGCCGGAGACATGCGGTAATTGTGGTACTTTTCACACTCGTGcgtagttattaaaatatgtttagatGCCTTCAAAGGTCGATAGCCGCTAGGGTCAGGGAACTTTTTAcgctaaaatgtatttaaaactaatatgttataataaaaacaaacaaaaataggtTCATTAAGAGAAACTCTTATACTTACATCTTGCTTACCCCAGCcgctagtaaataaaatatcattcgGCGTTGGAAAGTTAACAGCAATTGGAATTTTCTGTACATTGCAATTCAAAGGCACTCTTTCATTTAATAAAGCTATACCTAAATTATGTCTCCCCTTTTCTCTATCATATTTTGGATGAACACGGTAAGCTATAACGTGCCTTCTCAACTTAGAGTATTGTGGTACACTCGATCCAAAGTAGGCTGTTATTTCGCCTTTGAGGTACTCGAGCTCATCCAAACAATGAGCAGCAGTGATGATAGCCTGATTCGTAATAAGAGAGGAGCCACATGCCTTTGGATTGTTGTTacggaaatttaaaaatactgaatGTGGATATCGATTGATTTCCACTTGATAACCACTTACTATCCGTCCTTCCAAACTTGAGTTTAACAACCCTGAGTGTCCacgaaagaaaaaacaaaacgaaTAAAATCTAAACAGATATAACATTCTCGAGTCGCTAATTCGTTTTCTTGATTGGTCGCTGTAATTTAATAAAGCAAGTTTATAGACGTTTtatagcaaaaataaaatttgagaatTTATGCGTAAT is a window from the Melitaea cinxia chromosome 3, ilMelCinx1.1, whole genome shotgun sequence genome containing:
- the LOC123668113 gene encoding transmembrane protease serine 11D-like; the protein is MEGRVVDGSRSDIRRHPYSAFIMIAESNTAFICGSSIVNQKLLLTAAHCFDDLNENSVGTASVGHTDKRKGFVINMSTVKIHPHYNPIKIVNDIALVGLVQALKFSDTVKRVALAHDNPPKNTIAVLAGWGIVNEKPIKSTNVLHETEQKVWTRQDCMNFMKKIPLGTFCGGEVAYGGYAALGDSGSPLVVNNFLQIGLVSFKKLHISTSVIIYTDVSYFYDWIVENARLLNSSLEGRIVSGYQVEINRYPHSVFLNFRNNNPKACGSSLITNQAIITAAHCLDELEYLKGEITAYFGSSVPQYSKLRRHVIAYRVHPKYDREKGRHNLGIALLNERVPLNCNVQKIPIAVNFPTPNDILFTSGWGKQDRKKFPDPSGYRPLKASKHILITTHECEKYHNYRMSPAYLCTKSLNGYHYHGDAGNGLVTKNAFLVGVVSYVVNDITVYSDVTRQHEWIEESIRSLMDDCKR